The Clostridium sporogenes region TCTATTTCTTTTATAAGTTCATCTATTATATCTTCTTCTTTAACTTTTTTTATAATCTCTCCCTTTTTAAATATAAGCCCTTCTCCTTTGCCTCCTGCTATACCTATATCTGCCTCTCTTGCTTCTCCAGGTCCGTTAACTACACAGCCCATTACCGCTACTTTAATATTTTTATTATAGTTTAAAAGTCTTTTTTCTACTTCCTGGGCTATGGATATTAAGTCTATATTCGTTCTTCCACAGGTTGGGCAGGATACAAATTCTATTCCTTCATTTACGTATCCTAGAGATCTCAATATTTCTTTTCCTATTTTAATTTCTTCTAGCGGATCTCCTGTAATAGATACTCTTATAGTATCTCCTATCCCTTCTGCCAGTAGGGTACCTATACCTACACTAGATTTTATAGTTCCTCTAAATGTAGTTCCTGCTTCTGTAACTCCTAAATGCAAAGGATAATTTACTTTTTCTGATATTAATCTATAACTTTCTATCATTTGCATAACATTAGAAGACTTTATAGATATTACTATATCATTAAAATTACATTTTTCTAATATGCTCACATGCTGAAGAGCACTTTCTACTAATGCTTCTGGGCATACTCTAGCATATTTATCTAATATATCTTTTTTTAATGAACCTGAGTTTACTCCTATTCTTATAGGAATAGACTTTTCCCTTGCGGCTTCTGCTACCATCTTAACTCTTTCCATGGAGCCTATATTCCCTGGATTTATTCTTAAGGCATCTACTCCATTTTTTATAGATTCTAAAGCTAATTTATAGTCAAAATGTATATCTGCCACCACTGGAATTTTTGATTCCTTAGTTATTATTTTTAAAGCTTCGCTAGCTTCCATATCTGGAACTGCGCATCTTATTATATCGCAGCCTATTTTATCTAACTTATTTATTTGATTTAGTGTACTTTTAACATCCCTAGTATCTGTATTGGTCATAGACTGTATAGATATAGGAGAATCTCCTCCCACATATATACTTCCTACTTTAACTTTTCTAGTTGGCTTTCTTATCATTATTTCATCTCCTAGCTTTAAATTCACCTAGATAAAATCAAGCAATTTTTGGGTTTAAATAAAGTTTCTTATTAATCCATCTTTAGGTTCAGGTGAAATTTGCTTAAAAAATTACTTTTATTCCTCTAAATCTTAGTTTTATTAAAATTTTATAGGATATAATATATCTTTTATAGTTACTAACACCATAAGCCCCATTAATATAGCAAAACCTATATAATTTACAAACCCTACTTTATTTTCATCTACTCTTTTTCCTGTAATAGCTTCAAATAAAAATAAGAATATATATCCTCCATCCAAAGCTGGGAAAGGTATAATATTAAATATAGCTAATTGTAAGCTTATATAAGCTGTAAAGGCCATTAAACTCATCACACCTTCTTTAGCTACTTTTCCTGAAACTTTAATTATAGTTAATGGTCCTCCTACATCATTTTTAGAAACTTTCCCTTGGAACAGAGTTTTAAAAAACCCAACGGTTTGTTTTACTAAGGATCCTGTTTGTGTGAATCCCTGTTTTACAGATTCTTTAAAACTTAAATTTTCTATTAGTGTAGGATATATACCTATCATATATCTATTTTCTTTAGTGTCTTTAATCGGTGTCAACTTAATACTATCCTCTACATTATCTCGTGTAAATTTTATATTTAAAGGCGTTCCATTCCCTGAATAAATAACTGCAACAAAATCATCCCAAGTAGTTATTTTCTTATCATTAACCTTTACTATTTTATCTCCTGGCATAAATCCTGCCACTGCTGCTGGACCATTTGGCACTACTTTTTCTACTATAGGTGCCCAGTATCCCCTTTGAGACGCTAATATAGCAAATAAGACTACGCTTAATACTAAATTCATAATAGGACCTGCCACCACTACACTTAATTTTCTTAAAGGAGATTTGTTATTAAAAGCTCTTTCATCTGTACTTTTTTCTTCGTCTCCTAGCATTTTTACATAGCCACCTATTGGTAAAAGTTTTATTAAATATTCTGTTTCTTTACCCTTTATTCCTATAAGTTTTGGGCCCATACCTATAGAAAATTCCTCAACTTTTATACCATTTGCTTTAGCCATAATAAAATGACCAAATTCATGGACTAAAACTAATATGCCAAAGGCTAAAATAGCCGCTATTATATACATTAACTAACCTCCCTTAAAATTGTACCTATAAATTAAGTTTATTATTATATATCATATTTTTTACCTAAATACTCTCTAACTTCCTTATCTACACTTATTACATTCTCTAATGTAGCTTCCATAGGTTTATAAAATTTATTCATGCATTCTTGTAATAGATCACCTATTTGCAAAAATTCTATTTTGCCCTTTAAAAATAAGTCTACAGCTACCTCATTTGCTCCATTTAATATAGCTGGCATTACTCCACCTTTTTTCCCTGCTTCATAAGCTAACTTTAATGGTAAAAATGTATCCATATCTGGTTTTTCAAAGGTTAAATTAGATATTTTATAAAAATCTAAAGGTTCTATTTGACTTTCTTTCCTATTAGGATAATTCAAAGCATATTGTATAGGTAATTTCATATCTGTAGTTGCCATTTGTGCTATTACACTTCCATCTTTATATTCCACCATAGAATGAACTATACTTTGTGGATG contains the following coding sequences:
- the ispG gene encoding flavodoxin-dependent (E)-4-hydroxy-3-methylbut-2-enyl-diphosphate synthase; translated protein: MIRKPTRKVKVGSIYVGGDSPISIQSMTNTDTRDVKSTLNQINKLDKIGCDIIRCAVPDMEASEALKIITKESKIPVVADIHFDYKLALESIKNGVDALRINPGNIGSMERVKMVAEAAREKSIPIRIGVNSGSLKKDILDKYARVCPEALVESALQHVSILEKCNFNDIVISIKSSNVMQMIESYRLISEKVNYPLHLGVTEAGTTFRGTIKSSVGIGTLLAEGIGDTIRVSITGDPLEEIKIGKEILRSLGYVNEGIEFVSCPTCGRTNIDLISIAQEVEKRLLNYNKNIKVAVMGCVVNGPGEAREADIGIAGGKGEGLIFKKGEIIKKVKEEDIIDELIKEIEKM
- the rseP gene encoding RIP metalloprotease RseP, coding for MYIIAAILAFGILVLVHEFGHFIMAKANGIKVEEFSIGMGPKLIGIKGKETEYLIKLLPIGGYVKMLGDEEKSTDERAFNNKSPLRKLSVVVAGPIMNLVLSVVLFAILASQRGYWAPIVEKVVPNGPAAVAGFMPGDKIVKVNDKKITTWDDFVAVIYSGNGTPLNIKFTRDNVEDSIKLTPIKDTKENRYMIGIYPTLIENLSFKESVKQGFTQTGSLVKQTVGFFKTLFQGKVSKNDVGGPLTIIKVSGKVAKEGVMSLMAFTAYISLQLAIFNIIPFPALDGGYIFLFLFEAITGKRVDENKVGFVNYIGFAILMGLMVLVTIKDILYPIKF